The Pyrus communis chromosome 9, drPyrComm1.1, whole genome shotgun sequence genome has a segment encoding these proteins:
- the LOC137744320 gene encoding L-type lectin-domain containing receptor kinase V.9-like, translating into MATIFFKFLIFIQATLAAAQNIDAGNCERSWNGLHHIAPKIGILGAGHSPFLDLFNLTNNGNVTNHIFAVELDATKQIKLIDIDNNHVGIDINGLNSVKSSTARYYAKNNGGFRNLSLTSGQAMQVWVEYDGTKKQINVTLAPVNASEPHAPFLSLKHDLSPILLKSKPCMLASHPPSVSFYVSLCFGLKL; encoded by the exons ATGGCAACCatatttttcaagtttctaATATTCATACAAGCAACCCTGGCAGCAGCTCAAAAT ATCGATGCCGGCAACTGTGAGCGGTCATGGAATGGCCTTCATCATATTGCTCCGAAAATAGGGATTCTCGGAGCTGGACATAGCCCTTTCCTAGACCTTTTCAATCTAACCAACAATGGCAATGTCACTAATCATATTTTTGCTGTAGAGCTAGACGCCACCAAGCAGATCAAGTTGATTGACATTGATAATAACCATGTAGGAATTGATATTAATGGTTTGAACTCTGTGAAATCTTCTACCGCAAGATACTATGCTAAAAACAATGGTGGGTTTCGAAACTTGTCCCTCACCAGTGGTCAAGCAATGCAAGTTTGGGTGGAATATGATGGTACCAAGAAGCAAATAAATGTCACGTTGGCTCCAGTCAATGCTAGTGAACCCCATGCTCCATTTTTATCTCTGAAGCATGACCTTTCCCCAATCCTACTCAAAAGCAAACCATGTATGTTGGCTTCTCATCCTCCATCGGTCTCTTTCTATGTCTCATTATGTTTTGGGTTGAAGCTTTAA